GCGTTGCCGGGTCGCGGACGTGGGCGAGCACGGTGACCAGCCGGGCGCGGGGTCCAGCGCCCGGGCGAGGGGGACGTCGACGAAGCCGCAGACGGCCAGCAGGCCCTGCGGCGTGACGGTCTGCGCCAACTCGGCCATGACCTCGCCGCTGACCCGCAGCACCGGCACGTCCGCGCGCTCGGCCGCCGCGATCAGGTCGGCGTGCCGGGACTCCGCCTCGGCGGTGGTGAACAGCTCCGTCAGCACCCCGGGAGTTCCAGCGCCTCGCGCACGGCCTGCGGCCCCTCGGCGAGGAAGCGGCGCTCACGGTGCCGGAACGTGCGCTTGGCGAGCCGGCGCGCCGACTTCATCCGGGCGACCGGATGGACGTCAGCTCACGGCCCGCCATGCTTCCCGCACTTCCCGTCCGGGACCTTCTGACCGGCGATGCTAGGCGGCCTTGGAGTCCTGCGCCGCAGCGACTCCTTGGCCAGCTCGACCTTGAGACCTCGGGCTCGTTGACCGCCAGCTCGGCGAGCGCGCGGTCGACCTCCAGCTCGGCGGCCTTGAGGCCCTGGATGACCGGTTGTAGGTCATGCCGTTGGCGCGGGCGGCGGCGTTGATGCGCTGGATCCACAGCCGGAACTGGGCGGTCCTTGCGGTCCCGGTAGGCGTAGGTCATCGAGTGAGCATCTGCTCCTTGGCCTTGCGGTACAGCCGCGACCGCTGGCCGCGGTAGCCGCTGGCCCGCTCGAGGACGACCCGACGCTTCTTGGCGGCGTTGACAGCCCGCTTCACACGTGCCACGTGTCACTCTCCTTTGCGCGAGGCCGGATCCGGTGGGCCCGGCCGTGGATGTCGAGGTTCGAGGTGATGGCTACTTGCGAAGCAGCTTCTTGATGTTCTTGGCGTCGGCGGGGGCGACCACGACTGGCCGTCCAGGCGCCGCTTGCGCTTGGTCGGCTTGCTCGCTGGTTGCGGTTGGCGCGGCGGCGCGTCACCTTGCCGGAGCCGGTCAGCCTGAAGCGCTTCTTGGCACCGCTGTGGGTCTTTGGTCTTCGCATTCGTCTCCTCTGGACGTCCGGGCGCGGGGCGTGCGTGATCGGGGCGCGCATCGGCGCATCGTGCTGATCCCGCCCTGCCGGGCCCGGTCATGACGGACGGTCCGGGCACGACGTCGCCGGACGACCTCAGGTCCGCGCGACGGCCCAGGTGGCCGCCGCGGGCTGCGCGCGCGCCTGCTCGCCGGCGCGCGCGCTCGCCCTTGGCCTCGGCCTTCTTCTTGTGCGGACCGATGACCATGATCATGTTACGGCCGTCTGCTTGGGCCGCGACTCGACGAAGCCGAGCTCCTCGACGTCCTCGGAGCCGCGACAGCAGCCGGAAGCCGAGTTCGGGGCGGGACTGCTCACGCCCGCGGAACATGATCGTCACCTTGACCTTGTCCCCCGCCTTGAGGAACCGCACCACGTGACCCTTCTTGGTCTCGTAGTCGTGCGGGTCGATCTTCGGCCGGAGCTTGATCTCCTTGATGACCGTATGCGCCTGGTTACGCCGCGCCTCGCGTGCCTTCATCGCGGACTCGTACTTGAACTTTCCGTAGTCCATCAGCTTGGCCACGGGGGGACGCGCGGGGGCGCGACCTCCACGAGGTCGAGATCGGACTCACGGGCCAGTTCGAGTGCCTTGACGATGGGGACGATGCCCACCTGTTCGCCGTTCGGACGACGAGCCGGACCTCGGGCACGCGAATGCGGTCGTTGATACGCGGTTCGGCGCTGATTCGGACCTCCTTGGGGCCGTCACTTCTGGTCGTGGTTCGTGCCGACCGGCGCGGGGGGCTCTCATGCGAAAAGCCCCCGCACGAACTCAACACTGCGGGGCCAACCAATCGAGTCGGCTTCGGGCGGAACGACACCCGCCGAGACTCGGCGAACGGTCACGCGGTCGACCTCGCGACGCGTACCGCCCACCGGAACCGATGACCCTCCAGCCTGAACGGCCGGACAGGTGGATGGCCTCCACTGAGCACCACCGGGGGCGAAAGCCTCCGGGTCGGTCAGCGAGTAAGACTATCCAAGTTCTTTCGTCCACCCTACCCGCATCGACGCCTCGGGCGCGCGTCACAGACCGCGACGCCCTGGCGCGATTGCAACCTACCGACGATCGATATATATACACGGGTTTCATGAGCAGTGCGATGCAGGAACCACCTTCCCTCATCCTGACCGCAGCTGGCCCGACCGGCCACTGCACGGCTACGGGATCATCAACGACGTGGCCGGATCTCGACGGACGGGCCCGCTGCGCGCCGGGACGCTCTACGCGCCTCGACCGGCTCCAGTCCGACGGCCTGGTGGCGCCGGACCACGAGGAGGTCGTCGAGGGCGGCTGCGCCGCTACTACCGCATCACCCGGGACGGCGCCGCCGCCCTGTCGCCCGAGGTCGACCGACTCCGCCGACGCGCCGAGGTCGCCGCCCGCCGCCTGGCCGCCCTGCGGCCGGCCGCCGCCAACGCCTCCCCCGTCTGATCGAGGAGACTCGACGTGAGCGCACTCGAACACCGATACGCAGGCTGCTGCGCTGGTACCCGGCGACCACCGGAGCCGGCACGAGGAGGAGATGCTGGGCGTCCTGCTCGCGTCGGCGGATTCCGGCGCACGCGGCCGGCCGCCCGGGACGCGGCCGACCTCCTCGGCGGGGCCCTGCGCATCAGGTTCCGGCGCCTGCTGCGGCCCTCCCCGCAGGAGTGGCGGGACGGGGTCGCGCTGGCCGGCGTCGTGGGGGCGCTGCTGGTGACCGTCGTCCACGTGACCGCGATCCATCGGGGCCCTCGGGGCCGAGCCGCCGGACGTCGCGCTGTACACGGCGACGGCCGCGCTTCCGGTGGCGGTGCTGGTCCTCGCACTGCGCGGGGCCCGCCGGCCGCCGCGCTCGCGGCCTGGGCGCTGGTCGCGACGCTGACCGTCGACGCGACCCTCGCCTCACCGACGACACGCTTCTCAGCGCCTACGAGGGCCTCCGGCAGACCCTCGGCGTTCAGGAGCGCCCTCCAGATGCTCCTGCCGGTGGTGTCCGCCCTGCTGCTGTCCGTGCCCACCGACACCCGCCGGGCCGTCGAACTGGCGGGCTCCTGGCGACTGATCCGGTTCGGGGTGGCGAGCGCCGTGGTCGTGTACGTCGATCTGTGGCTGCTGTTCCTGGGTGTGCTGCCGCCGGCGTTCTTCGCCTACTGGGCGGGTCGGGCCGCGCCGCATGCGGCGGGGAGGGTGGCCGTGGTCATCCTGGCCGTTCCCGTGGTGATGTCGGCCCCCGGGACGACGGTGGTTCGACATCGGAATGATCTGGGGGTTCGGGTGGCGATCGAACCGCTGCTCCTGCTCGTCCCGCGGTCCTGGTCTTCGTTCTGACGGCGATGTGGGACGGTGCGGCGCGATGCGCGCCCGGTCCGGACGCTGGGGCGACCGCCGCCTGAACGAGGATCCTCAGTGCGGGTCGTCGCGGGAGGCCGTTGGGCCTCCCCGGCGGCCCGCATCGCTCGACCGGGACGTCCTGGCGGCCGGTCATCATGGCCACCTGCCGCGCGGCCTGGTGCAGCAGCATCGGGAACCGCCGACCACCGTGCCGCCCGCGTCGCCCACGGCGCGGGCCAGCGTCGTCGGCCACGGGGCGTACACCACGTCGAACAGCGCGGCCCCCGACCGGGCGACGAGCCCGGCGTACGGGTCGGCGGCCGTGCCCGGCAGGGTGGAGACCACCAGGTCGGCGGGCAGCGCGTCCGGCAGCGCGGCGAGGGTGAGCACTTCGACGGAGAGGCCGAGCCGCTCCCCCACGGCGCGGGTCTCCTCCGCCCTGGCGGGGGTCGCGGACGGCGAGGGTCGCGGCGGCGAGGCCCAGGTCGCGCAGCGCGGCCAGCGCGGACGCGGCGGTGGCCCCCGCGCCGAGCACCACCGCCGAGCGCGGCGCGGTCACCCCGACCTCGGTCAGCGCGGCGACGATGCCGTACACGTCGGTGTTGTCGGCGATCCGGCGGCCGTCGCGCAGCACGATCGTGTTGGCGCCGCCCACCGTCGACGCCAGGTCGGACACCTCGTCGGCCAGCTTCAGGGCGGTGCGCTTGAGCGGCATCGTCAGCGAGAGCCCGGCCCACTCGGCGCCCAGGCCGTCCAGCAGGGGCGCCAGGCCCTCCTCGTCGCACTCGACGGCCTCGTACGTCCAGCCCGTCAGGCCCATCGCGGCGTACGCGGCCCGGTGCAGCACCGGCGACAGCGAGTGCGCGATCGGCTTGCCCAGCACCGCCGCCCTGGTCGCGCGGAGATGGCCGGTCATCCGCCGCCGTTCTCGCGCAGGTAGTCGTTGAGCTTGTCGCGGAGCCGTGTGAACTCCTCGTCCGTGGTGGCGAACTCGGTGATCTTGTTCTTCGGGTCGGTCGCCACGAAGAACAGCCACGTCCCTCGGCGGGCTCGAACACGGCATCGATGGCCTTCTCGCCCGGGTTGGAGATCGGGCCGGGCGGCAGCCCCGCGTGTTGTAGGTGTTGTACGGACTCTTGGACTTGATGTCCTCGTTGCTCGCCACGATGCCGAACTTCTTCAGGCCGTACAGCGTGGTGCTGTCGAACTTGAGGTACATCGGGGGGTCGTGCTCGAACCGGTTGTAGATGACGCGGGAGATCTTCGGCATATCCGAGGGCCTGCCGCTCTCCGCCTGGATGAGGCTGGCCATCGTGATCACCTTCTGCGGCTCGAGGTTCGCCTCCCGGGCGCGCTCCTCCAGGCCGATGTCGTCGGCGACCTTCTTGAACCGGTCGACCATCGTCTTGAGGATGGACTCCGCGGTGCCCTCGGGATCCAGGTCGTAGCGACCCGGCCACAGGTAGCCCTCCACCTCGCCGTCGGCGTAAGAGGGCAGGTCCAGCGCCTCGGGCTTGGCGACGACGGCCTCGTACTCCTCCTTCGGGATGCCGGTCCTCTTCACCAGCTCCTTGATCACCTGGGAGACCCGCAGCCCCTCGGGGAGGATGATCTGGTTGCCGGCGCGGGACTTGGGGTCGAGGAGCAGGGCCAAGGCGGCGGTGCCCGACATCCGCTTGCGCATCGCGTAGTAGCCCGGCTGGATCTCCGACGACCGGGAGTCCTTGTTGGCGGCCCGGACGTAGGCCTTGCTGCTCTTGACGACGTCCGCGTCCTCCAGGCGTCGGCCGATGGCCTGGCCGGTGTCGCCCTCCATGATCTGCACGGTGACCCGGCCGGCGCCCTCCCCCGTGTAGTCGGGGGTGGACAGCCTCTTCTCCAGGGCGGCCAGGCCGAGGAGCCCGCCGCCACCGAAGACCGCCACCAGGAACGCCAGGGAGAACATCACCGCGGCGCGGCCGTTCATCCGCCGGCGGCGCCGGCGCTTGCGGGCCGCCCCCTCGGGGCCGCGCCGGGCCTGTGGCCGGTCGGCGGGGGCTCCATGGCCGGGTTCTTCGAAGAGGTCGAGATCATTCATGAGCGTCCTCGGACGGTCTCGCCGGGCGGGCGTCCCGTCTGGCGTTCCCCATCGAGCGCCGCCTGCAACAACACCACGGCGGCGGCCTGGTCGACCACCTGCCGCCGTGCGCGGCCGCGCACCCCGGACTGCCGCAGACCGGTCTCCGCCGTGACGGTGGTGAGCCGCTCATCGTACAGCCGGACGCCGTCGGCGGGCAGCCGGTCCGTCAGCCGGGCGGCCAGCGCCTCGGCGAACCGCCGCGCCTCGGCGGCGGCGGGGCCGGAGCGGCCCGACAGGGAGGTGGGCAGGCCGACGATCACCTCGACGGCCTCGTACTCGGTGACCAGCTCGGCGAGGCGGTCCAGGTCGCCCTTGCCGCGCCGAACGGTCTCCACGGGGGTGGCCAGCACGCCGCCGGGGTCGCTGCGCGCGACGCCGATGCGGACGCTGCCCACATCGACGCCGAGGCGGGCCCCGGGCCTCACGGCCGCCTCACCCCTCCGCCGGACCGGCGGCGGGGCGGGGCCGGCGACCGGTCCGCCGGATTCCCGAAGGCACAAGATCCAGCCACATACCGAACAATACGGCCATGCCGCCGAGCGCGGTTCGTGATCACGCGGACCCGACTGCCCGTTCGACGGCGGCGAGCGCGTCGCCGATGGCGGCCGGGTTCGCCCCGCCACCCTGGGCGAGGTCGTCCTTGCCGCCTCCGCCGCCGCCGAGCGTCTTGGCCGCCACGCCCACCAGCGCGCCGGCCTTCAGGC
The DNA window shown above is from Thermomonospora umbrina and carries:
- the ruvX gene encoding Holliday junction resolvase RuvX; translation: MRPGARLGVDVGSVRIGVARSDPGGVLATPVETVRRGKGDLDRLAELVTEYEAVEVIVGLPTSLSGRSGPAAAEARRFAEALAARLTDRLPADGVRLYDERLTTVTAETGLRQSGVRGRARRQVVDQAAAVVLLQAALDGERQTGRPPGETVRGRS